Proteins co-encoded in one Papaver somniferum cultivar HN1 chromosome 5, ASM357369v1, whole genome shotgun sequence genomic window:
- the LOC113282331 gene encoding uncharacterized protein LOC113282331 encodes MIQFGDSNVMVAGGTEFSDALSITGFCSLILPEWLVMGVDGLVLMQLSELLRASLSPVEYIASLFNSEDELKMIEEVVSTFSFEITLCCYACIPRCCNTVQGVNMLVYQSNSHEEVGPSGCMSDYFHACFVGVYKMVHM; translated from the exons ATGATTCAGTTTGGAGATTCAAATGTAATGGTAGCTGGAGGAACAGAATTCAGTGATGCTTTATCTATAACAGGATTTTGTAG CTTGATTTTGCCAGAATGGCTGGTTATGGGTGTGGATGGTCTAGTGCTCATGCAACTTTCTG aaCTTTTGAGGGCCTCACTTAGTCCAGTAGAGTACATTGCCTCACTGTTTAACTCAGAAGATGAGTTGAAGATGATAGAGGAGGTTGTGAGCACATTTTCTTTTGAAATCACCTTATGTTGCTATGCTTGCATTCCAAGATGCTGCAACACGGTGCAAG GGGTAAACATGTTGGTGTATCAGAGTAACTCTCATGAAGAAGTAGGTCCGAGTGGGTGTATGAGTGACTATTTTCATGCAtgttttgtaggtgtgtacaaaATGGTGCACATGTGA